Below is a window of Cryobacterium sp. PAMC25264 DNA.
GGCGGACGACGCGTAGGTGGAGATGTGGCCGCCGACGGCGATGCCGGGTCGCTGGGCGCGGTGCACGAGCACGGCGGCGTTCCAGCGGATCCAGGCGCGGTAGCGGCGTTCGATGTCTTCATCGCCGGGAAAGTCGGGCTCGTTCGTCGAGGCGATGGTGTTGATGTAGTCCGTGGTCGGAACCATTGGGACGTTGAGGTGCAGTTCCTTGGAGCGCTTGAGCAGGCTGAGCATGATCTCGCGGGCCCGGGCCGGACCGTTGGCCGCGACAAGCGCTTCGAGAGATTGCGACCATTCGCTCGTCTCTTCGGGATCGGCGTCCGTGTTATCCATGGAGTACGGGTCTTGGTCGTTGACAGTCACACTCGACCTCTTTCTGTAGGGCAGATCGTGTGGGGGAAGGATCATGCCTGGTTAGGCGTGCCGGACACAGCCCGGCCGGGTCACGACCGAAAGGCACCACGTCAGCCTAGTGATTCTTGCTGGGAAGCGTGCACGGGACGGGGCGTGTTCGCCGGTGGCACGTCCGCCGCCTTCGAACAGGGGACACCCCGGGCGGATCGTCCGGGTTGGAACGCCCGGGTTCGGCGGCTAGGCTGTCCCCCCGTATTCAGCCATCGTTCCCCGGTGGCCGGGAAGGACACGCACCATGGCACTGGAGAACGACACCCAGGCTCCGGATTTCGAACTCGTCAGTCAATTCGGCGAGACCATTCAACTCAGCCGCTACCGGGGCGAGAAGTCGGTCGCCCTGGTCTTCTTCCCCCTCGCGTTCTCCGGAATCTGCAGCGGTGAGCTGTGCGAGCTGCGGGACAACCTGGGTCTCTTCGCCGACAACAACGTCGAACTCATCGGTATCTCGGTCGACTCGCGGCACACCCTGCGGGCGTGGGGGGAACAGCAGGGCTACGGTTTCACGCTGCTCGCCGACTTCTGGCCGCACGGCTCTGTCGCGAAGGAGTACGGGGTGTTCCTCGAGGAGAAGGGCTTTGCCAATCGGGCGACGTTCCTCATCGACACGAACGGCATCATCCGGGCGAGCTTCATCACCGCGCCAGGGCAGGCCCGTTCGCTCGAGGCCTACCGTGCGGCCCTGGACGAACTGCATCCGGCGCCGTCGTTTTCCGGCAGCTGACGTTGTGTCGTAGGCTTGTCCCATCCTGACCCGGTTCGTTCCGGTCGGGGCCTTTAGCTCAGTTGGTAGAGCGCCACGTTTACACCGTGGATGTCATCGGTTCGAGCCCGGTAGGGCCCACACTTCCTCTCGAGTTCCCACACCGTAGTTCCACACCCGGGCCCGGTGGGCCCGGCGGTTACGAGGTCACCATGGCATCACGGCAGGAGACGGCCGCCCGCGTCGTGGATGCTCATGTCTGATCGCGTGGCCTTCGGCGCGGCCGTCGAGGAGCTGTCGCTCGCCTTCGAACGCCGCACGAGTCTGTGTCGCCCGTTCCTGCGGGTACTGCCCGTCACCGGTGCCGCTATTTCCACCCTCGGCCATCCGTTCGGCTCCGAGACGCTCTGCGCCAGCGACGCCCAAGCGGCCCGGCTCGACGAACTGCAGTTCGACCTCGGCGAGGGTCCATGCTGGGATGCCCTCACCCACCGCCGTCCGGTGCTCAGCCAGGAATT
It encodes the following:
- a CDS encoding peroxiredoxin, encoding MALENDTQAPDFELVSQFGETIQLSRYRGEKSVALVFFPLAFSGICSGELCELRDNLGLFADNNVELIGISVDSRHTLRAWGEQQGYGFTLLADFWPHGSVAKEYGVFLEEKGFANRATFLIDTNGIIRASFITAPGQARSLEAYRAALDELHPAPSFSGS